Proteins found in one Pseudomonadota bacterium genomic segment:
- a CDS encoding cytochrome P450, with translation MPELFHPYEQSFAANPYPTYARLREQNPIFHSAEFGLTFFTRYQDIANLLADKRLGRTMSHVMSPGEKGEKHRRQNWQATPAYNRFVRVNLLETEGPDHARLRRLLAKAINARRIGGLRRRIELLVDELLDGVAGHDEIDFIADLAVPLPVHVIAEMLGWPAEERHRLRPWSADIVRLYEKDHGAEDVLRAEAATQEFAGMLGELAERRRSDPRDDLISAFAALESDGDTLSADELIASCMMLLNAGHEAVVNSAGNGLLALLRHPEQRQRLQRDPSMITTAIDEMLRYDSPLQFFHRFALEDMEYGGFEFRKGDTLGLLYGSANRDPDAFEHADTFDIARDPNQHLAFGLGPHFCLGSPLARLELEILFSKLLQRFPDIQLVDEQPRYRTGLVFRGLRQLRVRL, from the coding sequence ATGCCGGAGCTATTCCATCCCTACGAGCAGTCTTTCGCGGCAAATCCCTATCCCACCTACGCCCGGTTGCGGGAACAAAACCCGATTTTCCATTCAGCGGAATTCGGGCTGACATTCTTCACGCGTTATCAGGACATCGCGAATCTGCTGGCCGACAAGCGCCTGGGGCGAACCATGAGCCATGTCATGAGCCCCGGAGAAAAAGGCGAAAAACACCGCCGGCAGAACTGGCAGGCGACGCCGGCATACAATCGCTTCGTGCGGGTCAATCTGCTGGAAACGGAAGGCCCCGACCATGCCAGGCTACGGCGGCTGCTTGCCAAGGCGATCAATGCACGCCGCATCGGCGGTCTGCGCAGGCGCATCGAACTGCTGGTGGATGAGTTGCTGGACGGTGTAGCCGGCCACGACGAAATCGATTTCATCGCGGATCTTGCGGTGCCGCTGCCGGTGCATGTGATTGCTGAAATGCTCGGCTGGCCGGCAGAGGAACGCCATCGCCTGCGACCGTGGTCGGCGGATATCGTCAGACTGTATGAGAAAGACCACGGCGCCGAAGACGTGTTGCGCGCCGAAGCAGCGACGCAAGAGTTTGCCGGCATGCTCGGCGAACTTGCGGAGCGGCGCCGCAGCGACCCCAGGGACGACCTGATCAGCGCATTTGCCGCGCTCGAAAGCGATGGCGATACGCTGAGTGCAGACGAACTGATCGCCAGCTGCATGATGCTGCTCAACGCCGGTCACGAAGCGGTCGTCAATTCGGCAGGCAACGGTCTGCTGGCCTTGCTCCGGCATCCCGAGCAAAGGCAGAGGCTGCAACGCGATCCGTCGATGATAACAACGGCAATCGACGAGATGCTGCGTTACGATTCGCCGTTGCAATTTTTCCATCGCTTCGCGCTCGAAGACATGGAATATGGCGGTTTCGAATTCCGCAAGGGCGACACGCTGGGTCTGCTTTACGGCTCCGCGAATCGTGATCCCGACGCATTCGAGCACGCCGACACGTTCGATATAGCCCGCGACCCGAACCAGCACCTGGCTTTTGGCCTGGGTCCGCATTTTTGCCTGGGCTCACCATTGGCGCGGCTGGAACTGGAAATCCTGTTCAGCAAGTTGCTGCAGCGGTTTCCCGATATTCAGTTGGTGGATGAGCAACCCAGGTATCGCACCGGCCTGGTGTTTCGCGGGCTCAGGCAATTACGCGTACGTTTGTAA
- a CDS encoding aldehyde dehydrogenase family protein gives MRIDEQYELFIGGEFVAPKEGRYFDSINPANEKVLARIASAGKDDVALAVKAARKAYQTSWSKLKPAERGKYIYRIARVLQERAREFAVIESLDGGKPIRESRDIDIPLAAAHFFYYAGWADKLEYAFPGKQVAALGVAGQIIPWNFPLLMAAWKIAPALACGNTVVLKPAETTPLTALKLAEVIRDAGLPPGVVNIVTGAGDTGAALVDHPDIDKIAFTGSTAVGRSIQKSLAGTSTKYTLELGGKAANIIFADAAIDEAVEGIVNGIFFNQGHVCCAGSRLLVQESVADEVIRKLKDRMESLIVGDPMDKNTDIGAINSSAQLEKIEEYLSIGKEEGGEMYQSSGTLPATGYWCRPTLFTGVSQSNRVVQEEIFGPVLAIQTFRTLEEGLDKANNTPYGLSGGVWTDKGAKIFKMTRAIRAGVIWANTFNKFDPASPFGGYKESGMGREGGLHGLDAYLDLS, from the coding sequence ATCCGCATCGATGAGCAATACGAACTTTTTATCGGCGGTGAATTTGTCGCACCGAAGGAAGGGCGCTACTTCGACAGCATCAACCCCGCCAATGAGAAAGTGCTGGCGCGGATTGCCTCAGCCGGCAAGGACGATGTGGCTCTAGCGGTGAAGGCGGCGCGCAAGGCCTACCAGACAAGCTGGTCGAAGCTGAAGCCCGCCGAACGCGGCAAGTACATTTACCGGATCGCCCGCGTGTTGCAGGAAAGAGCCCGCGAGTTTGCCGTGATCGAATCGCTCGATGGCGGCAAGCCGATACGCGAGTCGCGCGATATCGACATACCGCTGGCGGCGGCGCATTTCTTTTATTACGCGGGCTGGGCCGACAAGCTTGAATATGCATTCCCGGGAAAGCAGGTGGCGGCGCTGGGCGTTGCCGGCCAGATTATTCCGTGGAATTTCCCGCTGCTGATGGCAGCCTGGAAAATCGCGCCCGCATTGGCCTGCGGCAATACGGTCGTGCTAAAGCCGGCCGAGACCACGCCGCTGACCGCGCTGAAGCTCGCCGAAGTGATTCGCGATGCCGGGCTGCCGCCCGGCGTGGTCAATATTGTCACCGGCGCGGGCGATACCGGCGCAGCCCTGGTCGACCACCCGGATATCGACAAGATTGCGTTTACCGGGTCTACTGCCGTCGGCCGTTCGATCCAGAAAAGCCTCGCCGGGACATCGACGAAATACACGCTGGAACTGGGCGGCAAGGCCGCCAACATTATTTTTGCCGACGCCGCGATCGATGAAGCTGTCGAGGGCATCGTCAACGGCATCTTCTTCAACCAGGGTCATGTTTGCTGTGCCGGGTCGCGCCTGCTGGTACAGGAATCGGTCGCGGACGAAGTCATCCGGAAACTCAAGGATCGCATGGAGTCGCTGATCGTCGGCGATCCCATGGACAAGAATACCGATATCGGCGCGATCAATTCATCCGCGCAGCTGGAAAAAATCGAGGAATATCTGAGCATAGGCAAGGAAGAAGGCGGCGAAATGTACCAAAGCTCGGGCACGCTGCCGGCAACCGGTTACTGGTGCCGGCCGACCCTGTTTACCGGCGTGTCGCAATCGAACCGCGTGGTCCAGGAGGAAATCTTCGGGCCGGTGCTGGCCATCCAGACTTTCCGCACGCTCGAAGAAGGCTTGGACAAGGCGAATAACACGCCATACGGGCTGTCCGGCGGGGTCTGGACCGACAAGGGCGCGAAAATATTCAAAATGACCCGCGCCATTCGCGCCGGCGTGATCTGGGCAAACACCTTTAACAAGTTCGACCCGGCATCGCCTTTCGGTGGTTACAAGGAAAGCGGCATGGGTCGGGAAGGCGGTTTGCACGGACTCGACGCCTACCTGGACTTGTCGTGA
- a CDS encoding aldehyde dehydrogenase family protein yields the protein MANPKDKNTRLAVGKTYKIYIDGKFPRTESGRYYALKNNDEVIANICLGSRKDTREAVVAARKAFAGWSGTSAYLRGQILYRIAEMLEGRSVQFVAELVSQGVSKAKARTEVAASIDRLVYYAGWTDKFQQVFSSVNPVSSAHFNFTVPEPTGVVTIIAPEKSGLLGLVSNIAAAIAGGNTCVALASHSMPLSAISFTEVLHAADVPAGVVNVLTGSREELTEQFAAHMDVNAIVYCDGDASVDREIQLHAANNIKRVVCRTGIDWSTEKAQGPYFIRDTQEFKTTWHPVGG from the coding sequence ATGGCTAACCCTAAAGACAAAAACACGCGCCTGGCGGTCGGCAAGACCTACAAGATCTATATCGACGGCAAGTTCCCGCGTACCGAGTCCGGCCGCTACTACGCCTTGAAAAACAACGACGAGGTCATCGCCAACATTTGCCTGGGCAGCCGCAAGGACACCCGCGAGGCGGTGGTCGCCGCGCGCAAGGCATTCGCAGGCTGGTCCGGCACCAGCGCTTACCTGCGCGGACAGATTCTCTACCGGATTGCGGAGATGCTCGAAGGGCGAAGCGTACAGTTCGTCGCCGAACTTGTGAGCCAGGGCGTTAGCAAAGCAAAGGCCAGGACCGAGGTCGCTGCCAGCATCGACCGGCTGGTTTATTACGCCGGCTGGACCGATAAATTCCAACAAGTCTTCAGCTCGGTAAACCCGGTCAGTTCCGCGCATTTTAATTTCACCGTGCCCGAACCGACCGGCGTCGTCACGATCATCGCACCGGAAAAAAGCGGCTTGCTGGGCCTGGTCTCCAACATTGCCGCCGCCATCGCCGGGGGCAACACCTGCGTGGCCCTGGCCTCTCACTCGATGCCTTTGAGCGCGATCAGTTTCACCGAGGTTTTGCACGCAGCCGACGTGCCTGCCGGCGTGGTCAATGTCCTGACCGGATCGCGCGAAGAACTGACCGAGCAATTCGCCGCGCACATGGATGTCAATGCGATCGTATATTGCGATGGCGATGCGTCGGTGGACCGGGAAATCCAGCTACACGCGGCGAACAACATCAAGCGTGTGGTTTGCCGCACCGGTATCGACTGGAGCACCGAAAAAGCCCAGGGACCCTACTTCATCCGCGACACCCAGGAATTCAAGACGACCTGGCACCCCGTGGGCGGCTAG